The Dongia rigui genome includes the window AATCACGCTGCCGCCTTACTCTCACTCCTCCATGACACCTTTCGGACAGAAGTTGCGCGAGCTCAGGCAGGCCCATGGCCGGCAGCTCAAAGACATGGCCAAGGCCTTGAAGGTCAGCTCGGCCTATCTTTCGGCGCTGGAACACGGTCACCGGGCGCGGCCCAAGACCGGCTTCGTGCAGCAGGTCGCCGCCTATTTCAACCTCGCCTGGGATGAAGTCGACGACCTGAAGGCGCTGGCCGATCTTTCCGACCCCAAGGTCAGCATCGATACCGGCGGCCTGTCGCCGCTGGCCACGGAACTGGCCAATCGCCTGGCCAAGCGAATCGGCGATCTCGATACGGCAACGCTCGCCAGCCTCAACGAGCAATTGAAGCCGAAATAGCTTTCATCCAGCATGCGAACCGGTCGA containing:
- a CDS encoding helix-turn-helix domain-containing protein, with the protein product MTPFGQKLRELRQAHGRQLKDMAKALKVSSAYLSALEHGHRARPKTGFVQQVAAYFNLAWDEVDDLKALADLSDPKVSIDTGGLSPLATELANRLAKRIGDLDTATLASLNEQLKPK